In one window of Aceticella autotrophica DNA:
- a CDS encoding rubrerythrin family protein: MKEMTKKNLSDAYAGESQAHMKYQIFADVAEKENKPNIAKLFRAISYAERVHATNHLKELGEVGNTAENLEKALAGETFEVEEMYPAYNAVAELQGEKGAKRSIHYAIEAEKLHIKMYDDAKNAVLKDEDIKLSKVYICPVCGYTTIDVLPDKCPICGVPGNKFVAF, translated from the coding sequence ATGAAGGAAATGACAAAAAAGAATTTAAGTGATGCATATGCAGGCGAAAGTCAAGCACATATGAAGTATCAAATATTTGCAGATGTTGCAGAAAAAGAAAATAAACCCAATATAGCAAAACTTTTCAGGGCTATTTCATATGCTGAAAGAGTTCATGCAACAAATCATTTAAAAGAACTTGGAGAGGTTGGCAATACTGCAGAAAATCTTGAGAAAGCACTTGCAGGTGAAACATTTGAAGTTGAAGAAATGTATCCTGCATATAATGCAGTTGCAGAACTTCAAGGAGAAAAGGGTGCCAAAAGAAGTATTCATTATGCAATTGAAGCAGAAAAGCTACATATTAAAATGTACGATGATGCTAAAAATGCTGTTTTGAAGGATGAAGATATAAAGCTTTCTAAGGTTTATATTTGTCCTGTATGTGGATATACTACTATTGATGTACTTCCTGATAAATGTCCGATATGCGGTGTTCCAGGAAATAAGTTTGTTGCATTCTAA
- a CDS encoding peroxiredoxin: protein MEEAKMRLLGEKFPSIEVVTTHGKKRIPEDYAGKWFVLFSHPGDFTPVCTTEFVEFARKAEEFKALNTELIGLSVDQVFAHIKWVEWIKEKLNVVIPFPVIADELGRTSNQLGMIHPGKGTNTVRAVFIVDNNAVIRLIMYYPQEIGRNVDEILRVIKALQVADENKVAMPEKWPNNYLIKDKVIIPPANTEENVKLINEKIKNKEVEAFDWWFAYKSLN, encoded by the coding sequence ATGGAAGAGGCAAAAATGAGGTTATTAGGAGAAAAGTTCCCGTCAATTGAGGTTGTAACAACTCATGGCAAAAAGCGGATTCCAGAAGATTATGCAGGCAAATGGTTCGTTTTATTCAGCCATCCGGGAGATTTTACACCGGTTTGCACAACAGAGTTTGTTGAATTTGCAAGAAAAGCCGAAGAATTTAAAGCTTTGAATACAGAATTAATAGGGTTATCTGTAGACCAGGTATTTGCTCATATAAAATGGGTGGAATGGATAAAAGAAAAATTAAATGTTGTAATACCTTTCCCTGTTATAGCTGATGAATTAGGGAGAACATCAAATCAGCTCGGGATGATTCATCCCGGAAAAGGCACCAATACGGTAAGAGCAGTTTTTATAGTAGATAATAATGCAGTAATAAGGCTTATCATGTATTATCCACAGGAAATCGGCAGAAATGTTGACGAAATATTGAGGGTTATAAAAGCACTTCAGGTTGCAGATGAAAATAAAGTTGCAATGCCGGAAAAGTGGCCCAATAATTATTTGATAAAGGACAAGGTAATTATACCACCTGCAAATACCGAGGAAAATGTAAAATTGATAAATGAAAAGATTAAGAATAAAGAAGTAGAAGCATTTGATTGGTGGTTTGCATACAAAAGCCTGAACTAA